Sequence from the Mugil cephalus isolate CIBA_MC_2020 chromosome 20, CIBA_Mcephalus_1.1, whole genome shotgun sequence genome:
GGGTCCAGGGGCGCCAGGGGGTCCGGGGGCACCAGGGGCTCCAGCAGGGCCGCTCTCTCCACGGTCTCCCTAAAAAGCAAACGTAGAATTATATTTGTGTCTCGCCTttgattttgtatttaattaCCTAGgcattttaacaaaataatatgCCAAATAGCCGAATATCTGTCCTCCAGGATAAGCTATGCACATCAAAAGTAATGTCAATACAGATGTACTTCTGATGTGGCaatgtttactttttatctttctctctttccaaCCAGTAAAAAAGCACGTGTCTAGAAGAAGCCAGCCACTGTGTTATTCACTAGATATGATGTTTGATGCAGTTAATTTAGTTGTTGGTTGGTTCAGGAGCATCACTTTTAAAACCTAATTCTGTATTAGAGACTAAAAACAGATGTGTTAAAGAGGAGGCTTGATGAAAATATCATCCTCTCCACAGatctttactttttacttttgaagACAATCAAGACTTCTCAAGGCTTAGTTTCCCATTCTGAACTCACCTTGGGTCCAGGGGCTCCATCACGTCCAGCTGATCCCTCGTTTCCGGGGGTTCCCTAAAAAACAACATAGCAGGTCAGCTGATTGAGAACAAGTTTGACTTTTACATAGCATATAAGGGAAAATATGCAGCATAATTTTTCTCTACTGCGAATGTACATACCTCACGTCCAGGCTCACCAGGGGCTCCTGCAAGTCCAGGGGGTCCCATAGGTCCAGGAGGTCCACGCTCACCGCTTGGGCCAGAAGGTCCTTGTTTTCCAACCTCTCCCTGTAGATGGGGCAGCCAAAATCGGTCCagtcaaaaataaattcatctcGTGCATTTCTAATGATGCTTGGGTAAAGAAGTTCAGTGTGGTTTGCTGTTCTGGTTCTATCAGAACTACTAAGTCACctatagtttttatatatataatagtaaGAACTTACGGCAGGTCCGGGCATGCCAGGGAaacctctctctcctctttgtccAGGCAGACCAACAATACCACGCTGTCCAGCAATACCCTGAGGTCCTGGCAGACCAGGGCTACCCTGCAGGGGGCagtaaagagaaacagagaaaacacagtcagACATGCAGATTCAGGGCAgcaaaaaagtgacagtgaaATAGGTTTTTGTTCTGTCACTGGAAATAGATCAGTTATTGTTACTAAATCAGTCTATTCTGAGGGTTTCTTTGTGAACACAACTTACGGAAGGACCATCAGCACCAGGGCTACCCTTCTCTCCAACAATTCCTGGAGGACCGGCAGCACCGACCTCACCAGGGCGACCAGCGGGTCCGGTCTCACCACGGTTTCCTTTGGGTCCCTCTTTGCCAGCTGGTCCAGAAGGTCCGGGAGGTCCAGGGTTTCCCTGAAGTGTAGGGGAAGAGGTAAATTATAGGAATCCTGGACGTGTTTAGCTTTGCTTCTGCACCAAGAACTGCTGAGGAAAACTTACAGCGGGGCCGGGAGGTCCAACTCTGCCAGCAGCACCAGGGAAGCCAGTAGCACCCTAGGGAGAcagataaaatacatttgaaaaggtctatataaataaaaatcataaatgAACAAGAATCGATGGAATGGGTTTATTGTAAGTATATAATGGAGTGGAGCAAGAGTGGTGACTTACAGGAGGTCCAGCAGGTCCACGGGCTCCCTTGGCACCAGTATTTCCAACAGGACCCTGAGGTCCAGGGGCACCAGTTGGTCCAGCGGGGCCAGGAGGGCCAGCATCTCCCTTAGCACCATTATCTCCAGCCTCTCCCTTAGCACCaggctgtccatcagcaccctGGGGAGAAGAGACATATAATGTATCGGTAAATTCTTTGTTGGAGCTTCaagcaaaagaaaagcatcTGTAAGACATTGGGACATTCATTTATAAGTTACTTACAGGAGGTCCAGCGAATCCAGCAGGTCCTGGTGGTCCAGACTCTCCACGCTCACCctgtggaagaggaagaagagtcAATCAAGCATTTTAAGATTCATGGACCAGTAGAACTGAAGGTTCATTTGcatccaacaaacaaacaaacaaaaatttacTTACAGGTGCTCCGCGGGCGCCAGCAGGTCCGACAGGTCCAGCGGGACCGGGCTCTCCCTTGTCTCCGGTGGCTCCAGCAGGTCCAGGAAGTCCAATGGGTCCAGTCAAACCACGGGCACCATCTTTTCCAGGAGCACCATCAGCACCCTTAGCTCCTTGGTCACCCTGAATTTTTCAACAAGGAAGGTGTTTGGTTAAACAAGGAGTGGTCGCAGGATCTTGTAATAATGTAACTATTATGGGTGACACTAGAGCTGATCAGTAGCTGTTGCTGGGAAGCAACAGCGGAAAGGGTCAGACTCATCAAAGTGGAAGTGGTTCTGAATGGATGAGTTAGCTCTAACCTTAAAATGTAAGTGGCTATGTACATCAGTAGTGATAAGTTCACTGGGAGTGCTACAAGACAGTGAAAACTCactctgtctcctctcagtCCTGGAAGTCCAGCAGCTCCGCGCTCACCAGGCATACCCTGCAGTCCAGGAGGACCCTGAGCACCAGGAGTACCAGGTGCACCAGCATCTCcctgaggaagaaaaggaaattgTGTCAAACTGTTGAATATGCACCATTAAGTCATCCCTCAGTTGAAAAGGatcttctttcttcttgaaGTGCGCTGGTGTTTACCTTAGCACCGTCGTTTCCAGCAGATCCAGGGGATCCACGGGCACCAGCAGGTCCAATAGGGCCAGGGGCTCCACGCTCACCGGGGAATCCTCTGTCACCCTGGAAGGAAGGGGTGGTAGAAAGAACACCTTTTGAGTTCCAGTCTGCTATCAGAAGAGGTATCGAGATATCCAGTAAACATTGCTCTCAGTCTGTGTAAGTTCTTTGGCTTATCTTGCAACATCATTTTAGCACTGACCAGTCCCTAACTCAAAATAgcttgttagcattagcattaattgATTCACTGAGTGACTCACCTAATAACAAAGTTACTAACTAGAGTAGAGCTAGTTAGTAGAGCAGCAACTCTTTTCCTGCTCtactttgtatatttttgcagTAATATCTCAGTAGAACCTCTTCATTTTGACATAGTAACCTAGTTGCAAACATTACTGAACTTACTCTAGCTCCAGCAGGTCCTGGGGCACCAGCCTCACCGGGCAGACCCTAGAGGGAAAGATGgaaatagaaatgttttaattcactaaaaaaatatataaatttgaGTTGAATACTGCACCATATCTCATTCAGTACCTGCTCTCCGGGCTTGCCAGTCTCACCAACAGCACCCTGGGGTCCGGGAAGACCCTGGAATCCAGCAGGTCCAGCAGCTCCCTGATCTCCTCTCTCACCAGCGGGGCCCTAAGGATGAGCAAAGCAGAACTGTCAGAGCTCATATACGCAACCACAAATAATGCATTGTGTGGGTACATAGCTACACTGcggttttagattttttttgtttacttacaGCGGGGCCAGGAGGACCCTGAGCACCAACATCACCGTCCTTTCCAGGGGCACCCTAATAGAAACAAGGCAGGTTTTAGATGAACAGGTGGTATATTCTAAATGTAACAAGAAAATACTCCAGGAAATTCAAAGAGAAGCATGGTGTAGACAACTTACAGTAGGGCCAGTGGGTCCCATAACTCCTCTCTCGCCAGGCTTACCACCCTCACCCTGCAGacaaaagatagaaataatTGAGGAAACCATTTTTTAGAAATCTAGTTCTTAGATGCCCATCAAAAACACTGTGACACAGTTGGAATATTACTCACAGCAGCTCCCTTGGGTCCGGGGAATCCCATCACTCCAGGCTGGCCTCTAGCTCCAACGGCGCCAGGGGGtccggggcggccatcttgtccGGGGGCTCCCTGGTAGAAGAGAATGAATTTAGGATTCAAGTATacataaaatatgataattttTATAAACTCTGAACATGACTAAGTATTCTGAACATGAACTTACAGCAGCGCCAACTTTGCCATCGGGTCCAGGGCTACCTGGGCTTCCAGTCATACCCTTCAGAGCAAAGGTCAAAGGTTAGAAGCAGGCCTATGAGGTGAATAAATTATGTTGTTCACACCTATTTGACATAAAGCAGGGCATCTCACCTTAGCTCCGGGCAGACCAGGCTCACCGCTGCGGCCAGGCTCACCAGTGGCACCTTTGGGTCCAACAATACCTGGGGCACCACGCTCACCAGTGGCACCCTATAATGAGAGAGAAAAGTATAATGGATATGCAAATATTAGTTCACATGAAATCACCCTCAGCACACATGTGCAAGTGAAATCAAAGTACGTATAAGCTATCTGGTTGTATCACTTACTTTGGGTCCAGCAGCACCATCAGAACCAGGGAAACCACGACCGCCAGGGGCACCCtgtagagaaaaaagaaactcactTAGTTGTGTGAGAAAAAGTCCATTGCTGCTGACTGAACATTAGGAATAGTCCTAATAGTAGTAAATAGTCCTCTTTCATTTATCAAGAATCAATCCCTGCCAACGCTAGAGCATAGGCCCGGGTGTCTGAATTATTTCAATTGAAAGACTCAGAAAGTGGCTGTGGACACCTGCCACATGACCACACTCTGGTTCTCTGGTAGTAGCACGACACTCAAACTGCAATGAGGAGgctattttgttttgtattacaTATGCAGGTAGCATTCTGAAACCTTGTTCTTATCTTTGCATCCAAAGCGCAccactaaaatgttttttaggttttaaaattttaaatcatACTCGTGGAAGCAAAGTGAACCACATACTCTCTCTCCGGGAGCTCCACGGGCTCCAGAAGCACCGGGCTCTCCTCTGGCTCCTCTCTTGCCCTCCTCACCGGGAGGTCCTGGGGGTCCCTGAACTCCTGGAGTACCCTGGGAAAAGGAAAGCACACAGTTGGTATAAGAGGCCCAATGTGAACATACGTTTATGGGAGATGAGACTCTGGGCTGATCTGTGGTGAACTTACAGCCTCTCCCTTGGCACCGGCCTCTCCTTTGGCTCCTGGGGCACCAGCCTCACCCTGAAGAATGCAATGAAGTAAGGAAACATCAAGATACAAGACTATAAACCAGCTATTTGAGCAGATCTCAGTGACAAATATaaataccacaaaaaaaagaaaatcaacagtTTTGCTAAAATTATAAATTTATcatgaaaacactgaagaaagagCTGTTTCGGATATTTTTAGTAAGCTTTACTCACAGTGTTACCCTTGGGTCCTGGGGCACCAGCAGCACCCTGAGGTCCTGAGGGTCCACGGGGTCCGGGGAAACCGGGAGCTCCAGCAACTCCAGCAGCACCCTGTAGGGGGCAGCAAATGACCAGAACACAGTCACATAATGCTGTATCGCACTGTTCATGGTGAATATTTGTAGCTAAAGTAAAGAAAATGCTTTTGCTGCTTTGTTGGTGCCTTGTTCAAGCTCTTAAGTTAAATGTAGATCTAGACTCTCAGATATGCAATAGTTATGAAGTAAATTTGGTAAATTTGTTGGGAATCATACTCACAGGGGTTCCCTTAGCTCCAGGGGCTCCATCAGTACCAGGGTTTCCctgtgaagagaaagaagaaaggaaattCAATTAACAATTTAATTAATCTAAATGTAGTTGTGTCATCACAAATAACTCTCCAGTGAGCAAGATGTGAAAAAGGCAAGTCTACCATAGGGGTTTATACTTACAGATGGTCCAGCTGCACCAGCAGGTCCAGGGTTTCCGGGCTCACCACGGGATCCAGCGGGGCCCTCGGGTCCACGAGCACCCTGAGGTCCAGCATCACCCTGGGGAGAGGGAAAACAAAGTTTAGTAAGATAATCAAGTTATGACCCATCATGGTGGATGACTTCtacagtaaaatgtaaaaaagaagGTCTTGGAAAATTAAGTATTAAAATGAGACATAGGGAAACTATTCCAAAGTCACTGTGGTGAGCCATTTTCAGGTGCTATTAACTTTTCTGGTTTCCTGGGGTCAGCCTCGGCCAAAACCTAACCAAAACTAAAATTGTTCCCATGTTCCACATTCATGGCAATATTATACTGAGTGTATCCTTATAAACAGGCTAAAACAAGTCCATCGGAACTTGAAGGGTGTCTTGAAGGCATTTTTGCCACTCATCAAGAATCCAGTCTGAATGTGTGTCTGGAGTCACAAATCCTAGTCATGCAAGTTCTACTCAATGGCAATACTGTAATGCCCTTATACCCTCTTCAGTCTACTATAATGAGTTGTATGCCAGGTATTCACAGTCATAGTTATTGTGCATAGAGATTTGGGTATACAGAGTTAGGACCTTGTATGATCCACACTTTGCATTGTCCTTGTTGGGTCAAATAAAGGTCGACTGCCTATACAGATGTTGCCATTGTACAATGTGATGCTATCTTGGATGGATGATTAATGAAGAATTTTAGATGGAGGATTTTACAGATTATTGGTAGAAACCACATTGGGCAGTGCTGTACCTTGGCTCCAGGGCCACCGGGGAATCCAGGAGGTCCAGCGGGGCCAGTGGGACCCTGAgaacaaataacacaaaagatTCAGACAAATACGGCAAGTGCTTAAAAATCTTATTAAAACACTGGGACCTAAAATTTTGAGTGCATCTATATATTTACAAAGTGAAACACTTACAGGAggtccagcagcaccagcagcaccatCGTTACCACGAGCTCCCTacagcagacaaacaaacaaaattggTCAGTTTGTTCGATGACTAACAGATCAATCAACTGATCACGGTATTTGTGATTAGGCGGGTACTCACAGCAGCTCCAGGAGCACCAGTGCGGCCTCTCTCGCCAGGCAGACCACGAGGTCCctgagaaagacaaagacagagtcagtcaactttaacatttttaaactcGCATTAGTTGGATGTCACAGGAAAAACCAAGATGGCAGCTATGCCACcaagttttgtgttgttttactcACCATAGCACCAGGAGTTCCGTTCTCACCAGCGGCACCAGACTCTCCCTAAGggtacagaaacacacagacaggtgAGGTGATGATAGAAACTGAAAAATCGTTTGTCAACAATAATGCAACTCCACAATATGACTGCCACTAGCCAGTGTGCAATCAGTATGGCTGCTACACCCAGAAGCTAGCAAATATGACCATTACTATGTCTCATTCTGCTATTGCTTATCATGGCCTCTATTTCCAAAGCAAATACCAGACTTTCTCATAGGGCCAGTCCACCCATGTTACACATTAATGTCCgtattttattaaaaaggagaaatttTGGTGATAATAAGTGGAATCATTCTTAATACAGATCTACATTAAGGCTTCGACTGGTACTTCTACTACAAGTTCAAGATCATTCCTGCATTTAGTACCGCTATTACAGCTACTTCTGTTTCTACTGTCACTCTTGTACTGCTATTACTATAAATGCCCTTGCACTGCTACTGAGGTAAACCCACTTTTGGGTGTTCAAAATAGACACTTCTCCAGTCTGAGACATACTGTGGAAGAGCATGTCGACAAGATGGACACTCACCTTGGGGCCAGCAGGGCCAGAGTCTCCCTTAGCACCATCCAGACCGCTGAATCCCTAAAGAGAAACAGGGACAAGCAGATATGAAGACAGGATACTCTACAAGAGATTTCGAGTTGAATGGTGAGACAGAAGTTCGGACTCACTCTGTGTCCCTTGATGCCGGGCAGGCCAGGGGTTCCTGGGAAACCACGAGCTCCCTGAGAGAAAAATACAAGAGGGTGACAGAATTTAGTATCTCAGCTCTTTCATTTACATGACACTGCTAAGAAATGAATGTTGACTGGTCATTTACCTGTGGGCCAGAAGGTCCGCGCTCACCGGGGCGACCAGGCTTGCCAGACTCACCCTGAAAGCAAGGACGAGACAGGGATGAACACATGGATTAAGTCACCTTCATTTACCTGCTCCGATACAAAGACCATGTTGATGAGGAGATCTTGGTCCACTTACATCCTCTCCGTTCTTTCCAGGGGGGCCAGCGGCGCCACGGGGACCCATGGGACCCTGAAGAGAAAGAAGTAATCAAAGGTGAGTATGGCAACAGGCTACCAAGGGGCAATTATGGTGTGCATTTGTCTTCATGTCCTTAATACTCACAGCAGCTCCAGCCTCACCAGGCTCACCAGGGGGACCAGTGAATCCCTGAGGTCCCTGTTGGTGGAGAAATATGGAAACACcatcagtaaaacaaaaatatttaaatgtgctgaCATGTCCTTCTATTAGAGGATCTGCAGTTGGTTTAACAGTATACACATGCATGTATGAGCCTCTCCAAACAGGAGATCGCATCAGAATCACAGCAATGTTCCATCTTTGTTTAATGGCCACCATCAGCtgacttgggccgaactaacTCTCAGTGACTTATTATGGAAATCAGAGTGTGTTCTGGCTAGCTTCAACTGCATTCATGTCTGCTCTGGCTCTCTGTATTGGTCCAAATGCTCTTGGGCCTTTTGTGCTATGGCAGTGAAATTCAAAGTGTCAAAGCTAAAGACTTAACAATACCGCAAAACCCTTCATGGTGCACAccaaattgtattttaatgaaaaaaatattaagcaTGCGGGAACTGATCAAAATGTGGCTGTACAGCAAGAACAATTTCTATTTTTGTGCAAATCTGAActtagaaatgaaataaaacaaacagtctTATTCAAAGATCACAAATGCAATGAGCCTTTTCTGGGCTGTGTATAGGTCTGCAGGAAAAGATAGAGGACATGAAGTGTAGCTCTGGCTTTAAGGCTTCATGCCAACTGGACATTGAGTAGGGGGTACTGAAGTGATGATTGTTTCATAATGATGTGATTGCCCACTACACCCTCTATACTCTcatttttgaaacattttgagtTAAGTACTCACACTAGAGCCAGGAGCTCCAGGGGGTCCACGGGGTCCCATTGGGCCCTATCAGTCAAACAGAGTCATGGTCAGACACTGCATCACATTAAGTCGCAATGACATTATTTAGAGCGTGTATGGATATATGCCCATCTTACCATGGGTCCAGGCACAGGCATGGCAGGGGATTTCTCATCATATCCACCAGACATCTGAGGGGAGAAGTTCTGGAAAAGCCCAAAAGAGAGATGTTAACTACAGAACAATACTCCATacatggtaaaataaataaataaatgtcataaatgaAATCATCTTCGATATTACCCCTGCTACCCTTGCAAACTACTCAGTCAATATCATGTCACCAAATACAACAATAGAAACTAAGTAATCCAACATTTACTTCTACTAAACTGGTTTTGAAGTAGAATTATTGTTTAGGTATGTTAATTGGtgttaaataaaatcatgtcaCGCTAATTTAATAACTCTGATATTAGCAGGTATGTGTCATTTAACAAATAATGGTAAATTTGATTGGGAATGTTAGTTAGTTATCCACATTTGGGTGGAAGTCAATGTTAATTGATCACAGAATGATAAATTAGAGCGTTATGGTATCAAGGAACGGGTTTAGTTCTACCACTATATGATGAACTGGATTGGGGTGATGTGAGGTGTTAGCTTAGCCTGGCGAAATCGTAAggaatttcagaaaaagaaattagCTCCAGTGTGTTAGTGTAGTACCCTATACCATAGCTACTTTACCATTTCAGAATGGAAGTCAATGGTAAACTGAATCATATCGTCCTATTAGCTACAGTGTGCATGGTATATTAGCATGTGAAGCAGCTAAAAGTACATAAACGTGAGAGTAGACTGCAGAGATCTCACGGTAGCTTGAAAAATATTAGCATGTAGGTTACTATAGATGTATTCTgcaaaaaaatttttaaattacattggGGATCTTAAGGCCATGATAAAACTGAATCAAagcaagtaaaaataaataaagagattctCAAGggatgttagcttagcataatacaaaacaggaagtcattTAAACTATTCAGCTAATTGAGAAAATATGCTCAACAGGGGAATTCGATTTACAATAACGAACTTTTGACCTTCTGACCTCTGACTCCAGGGGtcaaaaaacagtcattttcagCCAAAGCTGCATAAAAAGTCCATACAAAGTTCATACAAAGTTGAAGCTGTAGTTGCAAGAGTTTTTACAGAGCTACCTGAAGAAGTGTTTTGCTTTGCATGATTTATACTAGTCCATTTCAATGCATTTGACTAAAGCATGAGAACATCTAGTCTGACTAACAAATACAAGATGTCATGAGTAGTGGGATGTGAGTTCAGGGAAGCTGAGAGGAACAAATTAGAGCATTTtagcagtttttcatgttttccatgGCAACATGTTTGCATCCTTGTCTCTGGTTGTGATTGACTCATAACTGATAAGTTCTGACCTGAACAACAAGTCAAAATTAAgaagtttaattaaaacaaatccaCTACTTACTCCACCGAGGCCGGGAGGTCCAGGGGGGCCGGGAGGTCCGGGCAGACCAGGCTGGCCAGGGAGACCATCGTTACCAGGGGGACCAGGAAGACCCTGAAGGTGGAGGAAGACATGGTCAGACTCAAGAGTCAGAAGAAAACAACTAGACTAGATCTGATGCCCATCAccaaaaaaacagcaaccaaCAAATCGCACTATAACTCACAATTACGTCATCAGAACAGATCTCTGTGTTTATAATTTAGCTTCCTGTTTATGTCTATGCAGGATCAGTGAATGGAAGGGGCAGTAATGGCGGCGAAGGTGCCATTAAATGTCCTGGGACTGACCATGTGACCAGAAGGTGGTAATGTGATACCAGGAAACTAGAAGTGGGTGAGTAGAGTCCTAAACCTAAAGCGACCTGTTCATCAGCATCaccaggaaaataaatacacagaataaaTTCTCCATGATAAATAACCAccattaaagtaaatattacTGAGGACTGACTAAGGTTTGGATTCAACTTGTGAATGAGTCACAGATGTCCCTTCAGCTAGCTGGCTTCAGAACAATCTAATGCAACTAAATAGTCCAGTGAGCGATATGAATTTAATCTAAGACTGATTCATTAAGCAATTCCTACAACTCTGCAATGAGCCTCCTTTGGTTTTTCATAATAAGAGCATTTATTAACAGACACCATGTTCCAACTGCCTTAAAATATTTTATGCTATAAGATTTACTCCAAATCTTTGAtactttgtttgattttcagtGAGAAACTCACATTTTAACCAGATGTCACTGTTTAATTTCATGTATTCTATTCTCAGTACATATCAGTGCAATATCAAGGAGCTACACAgtgtggaaactttacacttaTACTTCTGTTTTCTGAAACCTTTGCCTCTTTCATACAGTTTCTATGCAAAATCCAACACCAAAAGCTGCGCTTAATATGACATACTCAAAAAAGCAGTAATCAAGAAGGCCCTAGGGCTTTTAGGGTTTCTGACAAAAGCATTACAGCCCCATTTCCTGATCTGCCTGaattaaaacacatgtagaCACGCAGTATAACTTCCTCGGCTCCAACATAAACACGGAACGATCGCTGTGCCAAAACACTCGAACACACCGCAAAACCTAAGCTACACAGACGAGCGGAgcgagggaggaagagaaagtgcTGACTTACCCTGTCTCCCTTGGGTCCGCGCTCTCCCTTGGGTCCCTGCGGATGAAataaggaaaaagaagaaggccGTGTCATTGCAGAGGCTCCGCTGGGTCATATCGGAATGCGTGATAATCATCTAAATAATTCGTTATAGCTTATCTTGTAGAGTAAAAATAACAAGCAGTAACCAAGATTAGCATCAAGCACAACGCATATATTGTGTATGAAGGAactgaaatatatatgtaaaaaataaataaatctatatttACCTCAACCTGAGAATCATAAGctgcaaagagaaagaaagacacaataAGGATCAAAAATCTGTCTCAGTTAAAGAGTATAGATCTTTAAAGTGATTTAATTATGActcaataacatttaatttgaggATAATATGTGCGTGGATGGAGGGATGTACATGTGTCTTTGTGGGGTTGGGGGAGATGTGCATGAATGTTTGTTCTTTCTCTAAAAGAAGATGAAATGGATCAAAACAGAAGGAGACGGTACCGTCGTCGGGGCAGACGGGGCAGCACTCGTCGTGGGGGATGACGGGGTTTGGGCAGTCTGTCGTGTCCTCGCAGATGACCTCATCGCACATCACTGTGCCGCTGTCGCATACACAGATCTGGCATGGCTCCGGTTTCCACACATCCCTGTCAGCAAACACCTGGCCGTCCAAGGTGCAGCTACCGCCCGTGCCTGTGGGAGgcgacacagagagacaggtgagTCACCTGAGCACACGAGCGTCTCCGTGCAGCGAATCCAAATGATACATGTTTTGAAAGTAGAAGTAGCAGAGAACAATCTTaatataacttaaatatttttcaaaaatgttatttatatattttaatatttgtgatTTATTCAATGCTATATTTTTGTTGGAAAAAACgcttaaaatgtgtaaaaaaaaaaataaaaaaaaatcgttaATAAAACCTCCAGAAACACAGTCGTTCACGGAAGTCATAAATACATCAACCTGGAGAGCATTAGTATTTGAAACGAATTTCAGGTGATCTGTGACCTcggaattaaaaaaagaaaaggtcaaagGTGACAGAGAGGGCACCGGCGCGCTGCCTCTG
This genomic interval carries:
- the col1a1a gene encoding collagen, type I, alpha 1a isoform X1, which encodes MFSFVDLRLALLLGAAVLLVRAQGEDDRTGGSCTLDGQVFADRDVWKPEPCQICVCDSGTVMCDEVICEDTTDCPNPVIPHDECCPVCPDDAYDSQVEGPKGERGPKGDRGLPGPPGNDGLPGQPGLPGPPGPPGPPGLGGNFSPQMSGGYDEKSPAMPVPGPMGPMGPRGPPGAPGSSGPQGFTGPPGEPGEAGAAGPMGPRGAAGPPGKNGEDGESGKPGRPGERGPSGPQGARGFPGTPGLPGIKGHRGFSGLDGAKGDSGPAGPKGESGAAGENGTPGAMGPRGLPGERGRTGAPGAAGARGNDGAAGAAGPPGPTGPAGPPGFPGGPGAKGDAGPQGARGPEGPAGSRGEPGNPGPAGAAGPSGNPGTDGAPGAKGTPGAAGVAGAPGFPGPRGPSGPQGAAGAPGPKGNTGEAGAPGAKGEAGAKGEAGTPGVQGPPGPPGEEGKRGARGEPGASGARGAPGERGAPGGRGFPGSDGAAGPKGATGERGAPGIVGPKGATGEPGRSGEPGLPGAKGMTGSPGSPGPDGKVGAAGAPGQDGRPGPPGAVGARGQPGVMGFPGPKGAAGEGGKPGERGVMGPTGPTGAPGKDGDVGAQGPPGPAGPAGERGDQGAAGPAGFQGLPGPQGAVGETGKPGEQGLPGEAGAPGPAGARGDRGFPGERGAPGPIGPAGARGSPGSAGNDGAKGDAGAPGTPGAQGPPGLQGMPGERGAAGLPGLRGDRGDQGAKGADGAPGKDGARGLTGPIGLPGPAGATGDKGEPGPAGPVGPAGARGAPGERGESGPPGPAGFAGPPGADGQPGAKGEAGDNGAKGDAGPPGPAGPTGAPGPQGPVGNTGAKGARGPAGPPGATGFPGAAGRVGPPGPAGNPGPPGPSGPAGKEGPKGNRGETGPAGRPGEVGAAGPPGIVGEKGSPGADGPSGSPGLPGPQGIAGQRGIVGLPGQRGERGFPGMPGPAGEVGKQGPSGPSGERGPPGPMGPPGLAGAPGEPGREGTPGNEGSAGRDGAPGPKGDRGESGPAGAPGAPGPPGAPGPVGPAGKSGDRGETGPAGPAGAAGPAGPRGPAGPAGVRGDKGETGEAGERGMKGHRGFTGMQGPPGPAGSSGEPGPAGASGPAGPRGPAGSAGSPGKDGMSGLPGPTGPPGPRGRSGEMGPAGPPGPPGPPGAPGAPGGGFDLGFIAQPQEKAPDPFRMFRADDANVLRDRDLEVDSTLKSLSQQIEQIRSPDGTRKNPARTCRDLKMCHPDWKSGEYWIDPDQGCTQDAIKVYCNMETGETCVAPTQREVAKKNWYLSKNIKEKKHVWFGEAMNDGFQFEYGSEGSMPEDVNIQMTFLRLMSTEASQNITYHCKNSVAYMDATAGNLKKALLLQGSNEIEIRAEGNSRFTYSVLEDGCTSHTGTWGKTVIDYKTSKTSRLPIIDIAPMDVGAADQEFGLEVGPVCFL